Proteins found in one Aquibium microcysteis genomic segment:
- a CDS encoding transcriptional regulator encodes MNDNEARPVTIITGRVWRRKGGDSEGVHVLLVAPDDDTAVRIALESLAREGYAEAEFDQIGDLDGIPDDEPHLSAYQGAIEGEVSVVTFDEQA; translated from the coding sequence ATGAACGACAACGAAGCTCGCCCCGTAACCATCATAACCGGCCGGGTCTGGCGACGGAAGGGTGGCGATTCTGAAGGCGTCCACGTGCTGCTGGTCGCGCCGGACGACGACACCGCGGTACGGATCGCGCTCGAATCGCTGGCACGCGAGGGCTACGCGGAAGCCGAGTTCGACCAGATCGGCGACCTCGACGGGATTCCGGACGACGAACCGCATTTGTCCGCCTACCAGGGCGCGATCGAGGGCGAGGTCTCCGTGGTGACGTTCGACGAACAGGCCTGA
- the rpsL gene encoding 30S ribosomal protein S12: MPTVNQLIRKPRVAPVKRNKVPAMQANPQKRGVCTRVYTTTPKKPNSALRKVAKIRLVNGFEVIGYIPGEGHNLQEHSVVMIRGGRVKDLPGVRYHIIRGVLDTQGVKNRKQRRSKYGAKRPK; encoded by the coding sequence ATGCCTACCGTAAACCAGCTGATCCGCAAGCCGCGCGTTGCGCCGGTGAAGCGCAACAAGGTTCCGGCCATGCAGGCCAACCCGCAGAAGCGGGGTGTCTGCACGCGCGTCTACACGACGACGCCGAAGAAGCCGAACTCGGCGCTCCGCAAGGTGGCGAAGATTCGCCTCGTGAACGGCTTCGAAGTGATCGGCTACATCCCCGGCGAGGGTCACAATCTTCAGGAGCACTCCGTGGTCATGATCCGCGGCGGTCGCGTGAAGGACCTTCCGGGCGTGCGTTACCACATCATCCGCGGCGTGCTCGATACCCAGGGCGTCAAGAACCGCAAGCAGCGCCGGTCGAAGTACGGCGCCAAGCGTCCGAAGTGA